In Rahnella aquatilis CIP 78.65 = ATCC 33071, one DNA window encodes the following:
- a CDS encoding AraC family transcriptional regulator, translating to MENVNSLCARMAARVAQLSGDNSLTPSAVPQVTLMYTTRYHPRQPVLYNPGIVILFQGRKVGYLRKKTFSYDPHNYLMLTVPLPFECETFSSPEEPLAGIQISIDNLMLQDLLMDMGDESVVRQKEPSTGINSGVLDGDILCATERLLDVMDKPLHARILGPKIIREILFFILTSENGGALQALVNRHTHFSQIAKSLRRIEAQYADNLSVEALASEVNMSISAFHHNFKAVTSTSPLQYLKTYRLHRARTLMIFDGVKASVAALQVGYESASQFSREFKRYFGVTPSDEMARLREGSSGVLALADVALKA from the coding sequence ATGGAAAACGTGAACAGTTTGTGCGCCCGTATGGCAGCCAGAGTCGCGCAACTCAGCGGCGATAACAGCCTGACACCGTCGGCAGTACCGCAGGTGACGCTGATGTACACCACGCGATACCATCCCCGTCAGCCTGTTTTGTATAATCCCGGCATCGTGATCCTTTTTCAGGGGCGAAAAGTCGGTTATCTGCGCAAGAAAACCTTTTCTTACGATCCGCACAATTATCTGATGCTGACCGTGCCGCTGCCTTTCGAATGTGAAACCTTCAGCAGCCCCGAAGAGCCGCTGGCCGGGATTCAGATCAGTATTGATAACCTGATGTTGCAGGATTTACTGATGGATATGGGCGACGAAAGCGTGGTACGTCAGAAAGAACCTTCAACCGGTATCAACTCCGGCGTACTGGATGGCGATATTTTGTGTGCCACGGAGCGTCTGCTGGATGTGATGGATAAGCCACTACATGCCCGTATTCTGGGGCCGAAGATTATCCGCGAAATCCTGTTCTTTATTCTGACCAGCGAAAACGGCGGGGCGTTACAGGCACTGGTTAACCGCCATACGCATTTCAGCCAGATTGCCAAATCCCTGCGCAGGATTGAAGCGCAATACGCCGACAATCTGAGTGTGGAAGCGCTGGCCAGTGAAGTGAACATGAGTATTTCCGCGTTTCACCATAATTTCAAAGCCGTCACCAGCACCTCACCGCTGCAGTACCTGAAAACTTATCGTCTGCACCGCGCGCGGACGCTGATGATTTTTGATGGTGTGAAAGCCAGCGTGGCGGCACTCCAGGTCGGGTATGAAAGCGCCTCGCAGTTCAGTCGCGAATTTAAGCGTTATTTCGGCGTCACACCGAGTGATGAGATGGCGCGTCTGCGTGAAGGGAGTTCCGGTGTGCTGGCGTTAGCGGATGTGGCGTTGAAAGCCTGA
- a CDS encoding DedA family protein gives MAVICDIFHALWQHDFSMLADPKLLWVIYAVLFATLFLENGLLPASFLPGDSLLLLTGALIAKGVMSFFPTLIILVIAASLGCWLSYIQGRWLGHTRLVKGWLLQLPAHYHQRAHHMFIQHGLMALLVGRFLAFVRTLLPTMAGISGLNNARFQFFNWLSAILWVGVVISLGFALSHIPLVKRHEDQVMAGLMILPVLLLVMGLFGGLVVVWKKRKCRA, from the coding sequence ATGGCCGTTATTTGCGACATTTTTCATGCGCTCTGGCAGCATGATTTCAGTATGCTCGCCGACCCGAAACTTCTCTGGGTGATTTACGCGGTTCTGTTCGCCACGCTTTTTCTTGAAAACGGACTGCTTCCCGCCTCTTTCCTGCCCGGTGACAGCCTGCTTCTGCTGACCGGTGCGCTGATTGCCAAAGGTGTCATGAGCTTCTTCCCTACCCTGATTATTCTGGTTATCGCTGCCAGCCTGGGCTGCTGGCTGAGCTATATTCAGGGCCGCTGGCTCGGACATACCCGGCTGGTGAAAGGCTGGCTGCTGCAACTTCCGGCGCATTATCATCAGCGCGCACATCATATGTTTATACAACACGGGCTGATGGCACTGCTGGTTGGCCGTTTTCTGGCGTTTGTCCGCACCCTGCTGCCTACCATGGCGGGCATCTCAGGGCTGAACAATGCCCGCTTCCAGTTCTTTAACTGGCTGAGCGCCATTTTGTGGGTTGGTGTGGTGATCTCCCTCGGGTTCGCACTGAGCCACATTCCGCTGGTCAAACGCCATGAAGATCAGGTCATGGCGGGGCTGATGATTTTACCGGTTCTGTTGCTGGTGATGGGGTTGTTTGGCGGGCTGGTGGTGGTATGGAAGAAACGCAAATGCCGGGCCTGA
- the metC gene encoding cystathionine beta-lyase: MSSKKIETALVSAGRDKKFTQGSVNAVIQRASSLVFDTVADKKHATANRANGELFYGRRGTLTHFSFQEAMVELEGGAGCALYPCGAAAVSNAVLSFVSSGDHILVAGSAYEPTQDFCEKVLKKLGVSTTYFPSTVGAALGTLMQPNTKVVFLESPGSITLEVPDIPAMVQAVRAVNPDVVIMIDNTWAAGILFKALEFDIDISIQAGTKYIVGHSDAMIGTAVSNARCWEQLREHSYLMGQMADADTAYVASRGLRTLAVRLKQHAESSLRIARWLAERPEVAVVNHPALPGSKGHEFWKRDFTGSCGLFSFVLKQRLSKQQLSDYLDHFDHFSMAYSWGGFESLVLANQPEEIQAIRPAETVDFSGTLVRLHIGLENCDDLIADLSTAFERITTS; encoded by the coding sequence ATGTCGTCTAAGAAAATTGAAACCGCGCTGGTCAGCGCCGGACGTGACAAGAAGTTCACACAGGGTTCAGTGAATGCCGTGATCCAGCGCGCCTCGTCGCTGGTGTTTGATACCGTGGCTGACAAGAAACACGCCACCGCCAACCGCGCCAATGGTGAGCTGTTCTACGGACGCCGTGGCACACTGACGCATTTCTCCTTCCAGGAGGCGATGGTGGAGCTGGAAGGCGGCGCGGGCTGTGCGCTGTATCCGTGTGGCGCGGCGGCCGTCAGTAACGCTGTGCTGTCATTTGTCAGCAGCGGCGACCACATTCTGGTGGCCGGTTCCGCCTACGAACCAACGCAGGATTTCTGCGAAAAAGTGCTGAAAAAACTCGGTGTATCCACCACTTATTTTCCGTCCACTGTCGGTGCAGCGTTAGGTACGCTGATGCAACCCAACACCAAAGTGGTGTTCCTGGAATCGCCGGGCTCGATCACCCTGGAAGTCCCGGATATTCCGGCGATGGTGCAAGCCGTGCGGGCAGTGAACCCGGACGTTGTCATCATGATCGACAACACGTGGGCGGCGGGTATTCTGTTTAAAGCGCTGGAATTCGATATCGATATTTCGATTCAGGCGGGCACCAAATATATTGTCGGCCATTCCGATGCCATGATTGGCACCGCTGTGTCGAACGCACGTTGCTGGGAGCAACTGCGGGAACATTCGTATCTGATGGGCCAGATGGCCGATGCCGACACCGCGTATGTGGCGAGCCGCGGTTTGCGCACCCTGGCCGTGCGGCTGAAACAACATGCAGAAAGCAGTCTCCGCATTGCGCGATGGCTGGCAGAGCGACCGGAAGTGGCAGTGGTCAATCATCCCGCATTACCCGGCAGCAAAGGCCATGAATTCTGGAAACGTGATTTCACCGGCAGTTGCGGACTGTTCTCTTTCGTGCTGAAACAGCGTCTGAGCAAACAGCAACTTTCCGACTACCTCGATCACTTCGACCATTTCAGCATGGCCTATTCCTGGGGCGGTTTTGAATCACTGGTTTTGGCCAATCAGCCGGAAGAAATTCAGGCGATACGTCCGGCTGAAACCGTGGATTTCAGCGGTACGCTGGTGCGGTTGCATATCGGGCTGGAAAATTGTGACGACCTGATCGCCGATCTTTCAACAGCCTTTGAACGGATTACGACATCCTGA
- a CDS encoding TRAP transporter large permease: MDALILLLTLAVMLAIGVPVAYAVGLSALVGAWWIDLPFEALMIQLTNGVNKFSLLAIPFFILAGAIMAEGGIARRLVSFAYIFVGFIRGGLSLVNIVASTFFGAISGSSVADTASIGSVMIPEMEKKGYPRDFAAAVTASGSVQAILTPPSHNSVIYSLATGGTVSIAALFIAGILPGLLLSLTLMVMCVVFAHKRGYPKGERVPFRQALKIFIDTLWGLMTIVIIMGGILSGIFTATESAAIACLWSFFVTMFIYRDYKWSELPKLMYRTVKTVSIVMILIGFAASFGAVMTYMQLPMRITEFFTSISDNKYVILMWINIMLLVIGTLMDMAPIILILTPVLLPVVLSLGIDPVHFGMIMLVNLGIGLITPPVGSVLFVASAVSKQSIENVVRAMMPFYCVLFVVLLLVTYIPTISLFLPKLFGVYTG; encoded by the coding sequence ATGGATGCATTAATCTTATTGTTAACGCTGGCCGTAATGCTGGCGATTGGCGTGCCGGTCGCTTACGCCGTGGGGCTGAGTGCACTGGTGGGTGCCTGGTGGATTGACCTGCCGTTTGAAGCGCTGATGATCCAGCTCACCAACGGTGTGAACAAATTTTCCCTGCTGGCGATCCCGTTCTTTATTCTGGCGGGTGCGATCATGGCCGAGGGAGGGATCGCCCGCAGGCTGGTCAGTTTTGCCTATATCTTTGTCGGGTTTATCCGCGGCGGGCTGTCGCTGGTAAATATCGTGGCATCGACATTCTTCGGAGCAATTTCCGGTTCTTCCGTCGCAGATACCGCGTCTATCGGTTCGGTGATGATCCCGGAAATGGAGAAAAAAGGTTATCCGCGTGACTTTGCGGCGGCGGTCACCGCCAGCGGCTCGGTGCAGGCCATCCTGACACCACCCAGCCACAACTCGGTGATTTACTCGCTGGCGACCGGCGGTACGGTGTCTATCGCCGCGCTGTTCATCGCCGGTATTTTGCCCGGTTTATTGCTCAGTCTGACGCTGATGGTGATGTGCGTCGTGTTCGCGCACAAACGCGGTTACCCGAAAGGTGAGCGCGTGCCGTTCCGCCAGGCGCTGAAGATTTTTATCGATACGCTGTGGGGCCTGATGACTATTGTCATCATCATGGGCGGGATCCTCAGCGGGATATTTACCGCCACGGAATCCGCAGCGATCGCCTGTTTGTGGTCATTCTTCGTCACGATGTTTATCTACCGCGATTACAAATGGAGCGAACTGCCGAAACTGATGTATCGCACGGTGAAAACCGTCAGCATCGTGATGATCCTGATAGGCTTTGCCGCCAGTTTTGGCGCGGTGATGACCTACATGCAGTTGCCGATGCGCATCACCGAATTTTTCACCTCCATTTCTGACAACAAGTACGTGATCCTCATGTGGATCAACATCATGCTGCTGGTGATCGGCACGCTGATGGACATGGCACCGATCATTCTGATCCTGACGCCGGTGCTGTTACCCGTCGTGTTATCGCTCGGCATCGACCCGGTGCATTTCGGCATGATCATGCTGGTGAATCTGGGGATCGGCCTGATCACGCCACCGGTCGGCTCGGTGTTATTTGTCGCCAGCGCGGTCAGCAAGCAAAGCATCGAGAATGTCGTCAGGGCCATGATGCCGTTCTACTGCGTGCTGTTTGTGGTGCTGCTACTGGTGACGTACATCCCGACCATTTCGCTGTTCCTCCCCAAACTGTTTGGCGTTTATACCGGCTGA
- a CDS encoding TRAP transporter small permease produces the protein MVSSYHTLMDILYRGAMWLAGIALLLMVAVIPVGIFARYVMNSALSWPEPIAIMCMVTFTFIGAAVSYRAGSHIVVAMVTDRLPPALKKFSALLADLMMLAISVFIFWYSLQLCSELWQQPVAEFPLLTAGQTYLPLPVGSALTLLFIIEQIIAGPQHQRPVVMLGNSDA, from the coding sequence ATGGTTTCGAGTTATCACACCCTGATGGACATTCTTTACCGCGGCGCGATGTGGCTCGCGGGTATCGCGTTGCTGCTGATGGTGGCGGTGATCCCGGTTGGGATCTTCGCCCGTTACGTGATGAACAGCGCCCTGTCGTGGCCGGAGCCGATCGCGATTATGTGCATGGTGACGTTCACCTTTATCGGTGCCGCCGTCAGTTACCGCGCCGGTTCGCACATTGTGGTGGCCATGGTCACTGACCGCCTGCCGCCTGCGCTGAAAAAATTCTCAGCCCTGCTTGCTGACCTGATGATGCTGGCCATCAGCGTGTTTATTTTCTGGTACAGCCTGCAATTGTGCAGTGAACTCTGGCAACAGCCGGTGGCGGAATTCCCGCTGCTGACCGCCGGACAGACCTATCTGCCGCTGCCTGTAGGTTCTGCATTGACGCTGTTATTCATCATTGAGCAGATCATTGCCGGCCCGCAACATCAGCGGCCTGTGGTGATGCTGGGCAATTCTGACGCCTGA